The window ATTgcctttatgtatgtatgtatgtatgtacatAGAAAATGACTTCTAGTATTTAAAAGTGCGATGTCTGTCCTGTAAAGATTCTATAGATCTGGGTTAGGTGATAAGGTAATCCATGATTTGAGTCCACTTATGCAGATTTTAAGAGGGTGAAAGACCCGGTTGGGCACAAGGCTGAGAGCTTGTCTAGGAGATCAAATCCCTTGGACTGGGCCTGCGAAGATATCAATGAAGCAGCTAATTGGGTGAGGTTTAGCAGATTGAATTCTGGgggtgagggggaagggagaaagtttGGTGATGGTactgaattacagaatgcaagcagTAACAGTTCACCTTGGCCAGCCAAACTTCAGGGTTGCAATTGCGGGTTTAGTTTTGTTCAGCCATCCTGATTTCTTCAAATTTTAAGAGAAATTCTTATGCAACTGGATTCTTCTCCCATCCTCCTAGCTCTTCCCCTCCTTTCACCAGTTCAGTTGGTCTTTTGAGTATCTGCATTTATATCCTAGATTGTTCGAAGTAGCTTAATTcacttttatttctctttttataGGTGTGAACCCAGACATTGAATATAATGTGCTTTACAGATACTTTGTGGAGATCTGGATCTACTTAGGCCTTGCCTGGCTTTCCCTCTTTGTCAACTGGAAAGTAAGCATGTTCGTTGAAGTCCACAAAGCAATCAAAAAACGaaggaaaaggaggaaggaaTCCTTTGACTTGGACCCACGCTCCAAAAAGGCCGAAGCCCTTCAAGTGGGCACTTCCAAAGATGTGAACATCTTCAGATTCTTATCCAAGAAAGAGGAGACCTACAATGATCTCATAAAGCAGATAGGCAAGAAAGGCATAAAGACAAGAGGTGAGAGAATGAACAATGGGGACATAGGGCCTACAAAACCAAATTTAGACAAGAGAAACAAGGAACTCTTGGTGATGTACACCAAGAACAATGGATTCAATTATGAGGAGGTTAAATTCTCCAGTGGCTCCACAAAACAAAATGACGCAAGGTCCCTTAACAGCAAAGAAACTATATTTATAAACCAGCTGGACCGTATCAGTGAGGAAGAAGGGGAAATTTGGGATTCCAGCGACAACAAGCCTTTGATCTTTGAGAATAACATCAGTTTTGTCAATGAGGAAGGCGACTTTTTAGAAGATGAGGAGAAATCCAAATCCTCCAATGAGGAGAACGCAGGGGAAGCCAGCATGTCTCCAGACATGGACAAGTTCACTTCTACAGATGAATCCTCGTTTTCCAGCAATGAAATGGAACTTTCTGTGCCATATGAACAGCTCGTGAATGAGTATAACAATGTGAACAATGCAAACACTGACACGTGAAAGATTTTGTAGGTGGCAGCTTGGGAACTGCAGCCTAGAAAGAAGGGTTAATGCTGTTATGTGTTCTGTGACTGAGACAGTATAAAGACCATAATTTTAGATTATATTCAGATCATGCAAAAATACCAGGGGACAGTGCTTAAAAACCTGGCCTCTGTATACAGATAATGGATGAATTATTTTATTCACTTTATCTTTACACCCAGTATTCAACGGAGCTATCCATGTTAAAAGTATGACTGAATATGTGAGCCGAAGCTTAAGTGTAAAGGTTATTTGTTTTAAGGACtgctacaaggggctgctgaaaagttcatagtcccacatacaaagttggggcagtctccattgagggctatacatttacggcctcttttttacaaagccacgctagcggccccaaagcccatagagatttaaagcgcttcggggctgttgccgcgcggctttgtgaaagaggccgttagtctagcacaatggttcccaaacctgtcctgggggacccccagccagtcaagttttattatcatttgatgaatcgcttatacaaactttctaagcgatgaacaacttAAAAAGCCACAAGTTAGTGGGCAAACAACTATTAGGGTAAAAAGAAAACTTACATAATTAAATATAACAACTTAACAATTTTTATCTGGCAGTCAgattaaagacagacatgataaaatctctctcatgcatattcattagggatatcttgaaaacctgactggctgggggtcccccaggacaggtttgggaacggtttcccccccccaccacacactttTTTGTACTATCGAAAAAATATGGGGGAATAAAggggaaaatcgctggactaagtgtatagccctcaatggagattgccccaattttgttggttgggctgagatcttttcagagGCCCCTCATATTTTGTGTGGTCCCCTGAAATGCTCACTGTATCTAGATAGTGACTGAATGCCACTGTACTTAAATATTGCTGCTGTCTTGACTCAGCCCATTCTCTTATGCAGAAGAATTTTGGCCTGATTTAATTGTCCGTTCCAAAGTTGTGCTTTAGCCAGTAATGAATCTTTAAATCAAAAGCAGGTTTGCGGTTGGTACCTGATGCCAGTAGCAAAAGTGCTTTAAATAGGGACTGGACTGTTTACACAAACAGAAGACACACTGTGGGTTCTTCCTGATTTTAGTAAGTTATAAGGTGCCACTTTTTAAGACCTGAAATTCACGAGGATGAAACTGTTCTTACACTGGACTTAGCCATATTTAGTCTTTTTGATGGGAGAATTGGGTAATCGTGTTCAAACGATCGTAGAAGTGGGTTTGGGAATAGCCATCGACTGCCTATCCTTGTTTCACTTTGAAATTCACTTTTCCAAGAAAGGTGGCTTTCTTTTTGAATATGTCTGTTGGGTGTGGGCAAAAAGTTAACTCGGGCAGTGAatcccaaacttgtcctgggggaaccccagccagtcagactttcaggatatctgcaatgaatttgcacgagagaaatttgcataccagaTCCATCATAGAtgtcttaaaaacctgactggttgtggTTATTCCGGGACGGGTTTGGGAACCCCTGAATGATGGGAATCTAAGTTTGCTAAGAAAGATGGGGAATAGGGCAACTATCTGTTTTTGATGAACAAATCATAGAATCGAGTAATTTACACATGATGCATGTTTTTAAACACAAAGACAATCTTTCTCGGATAAAATACTTGAAAAAGGCCACAAAGGCTTGACTTCTCCATACGTGTAGCAAATGCATGATCTGGAGGAGTTTTTTGTACAAGAGTTGAAAGAAATACAAATCCTAATCGGTCGCCAGTCAATGCGTTTCACATTCTGATTATGTGGCATCGCAAAGCTGCCTTTTCGAAGTCAGCACatggggccagattctataaacagcgtcgaCATTGTAGGCACCACTCGGGGTGGTTGTAAATCAATTGCTAGGCGTcgtttatagaatcccacctagcaGCGCCTAGGCATTTTTAGGTGTCCTGGAGGTAGGCGCTGGCATATTATGCCttgttttacttggcctaatttactgagGCCTAACTCGCACTTAAGTGAACCACGTACACTTTTCAGGTAGGCCAGAGGGTGCCTCAACTAGGCATTGTAGGTGTCCTTAAGAGTTCTGTGCCAAACTCTTAATTATttttgggttgttggtttttggtttttttttggattGGCTGAAAACGGACATGGTCAATTACTGCACCAATTAAAGTTGCATGTGGATCCCAGTTAGGCGACCGTGATTAGGGGCACCTAGCTGTGCCTTTtgtaggcatcctatatagaacaAGTCCATAGTGCAGAGTGTGTAGGTTGGTTCTGTGTCCATTCTCTTCCCAGTTCAGAGATTTCAGCTGTTTCCTTCTTGGTACAGAGTTCACCCTCGCAAGATACACTTCCCctctccccattcgtggtttccctattcgcaatttcacataatcgtgattttttttttggggggggggggagaggaggggaaacccccccccatatttttgtcttccccccggcatcccggccttacctggtggtctagctggttttcggggcaggagcgatcttcttacgctcctgccccgtgcagatagccattaggaaatggctgtgaggagttcctgtagtctctcgagagactatgggaactccccacagccatttcttaatggctatctgcacggggcaggagcgtaggaagattgctcctgccccgaaaaccagctagaccattaggtaaggccgggatgccaggggaaggcggaagggaggcgggggtgggtcagagccggatatttgcggttttttgccattcgcggtccggctctgcccgtatcccccgcgaataacgagggagaaatgtaacgtgaatttttttttttttaaataaaaagcagTTAGGAGAAGTATATATTTTATCCAACTGAATGGGAACCTATACAACCTAAAACATAGTTTGTCATAGATCAGGCGTGGGAAACCTCaagagccacaacccagtcaggttttcaagattatgcatgagattgatttgcatgtctTTCTTCCATCTCGTGCATATTCGTTGCAGAAATCTAGAAAACCCGAATGGCCCTTGAGAACAGTGGGTGCCCATCCCTGTCCAAAGATTGAATTTCAAAAAAGTTTAGCTAATTTTTTAAGCGTATAACGGAACTTTGATTTTGCAACATTTTAAGTGATGTACAGTGTTCCTCCGCGaatttgcggtctgctccgaccgcctcttcctgtagtaaagtcgggctgcaccaatcaggagctgtgtgtagcccgactttactacaggaagaggcggtcggagcagaccgcgagtgattttctttaaccaccagcactccagctgccccctcctgcctcccctgccttttgacatgcgagaatgtgggtttttttgaaatttgcgggggGTTCCTGCAATGGAACCCCTTTGAATTTTGGGGGAGTGCTGTATAGGATGGCATATAGGCAAATTGCAGAATTCTGCATGTTTACTTGTCTGAGAAACAAAAATCAAGACTTCACATCTGTGGCATATCTGTATGGTTTTACCTAGCTGATTTGTCAGCCTTAAAAGtacttggatttttttgtgtggtgtttttttttttttttttttttttttggggggggttgttgttgttgttgttgttgctttgaTCTTACTGGGTCTTGGGGGCTTTCTACTGTACCTCAGCCAATTGTAGAAAACAGTTGGATATAAAATGTTAAACcttcaaaatatatattttctctcTGGTAAGAAGGGCTGAACCAACCTAGACTGATACTGGGGTGAGCTATTTGTGATGTCGGGGGTCTATTTGAAGGACAGTGGCGAGCACGGGCTCCTCCATGGGGTTAGTGCAACAgtatattccatttttgttttgctgTATCCCAGCGGGCTGATGGTGCGCTGTGGCAGGTGTCGAGGACCATCTGCTGTTAAGCTCAAGACATGTGCCTTGGTTTGCTGCTGAATTCGGTATTCCCTAGTTCAAGACAATAACCTTTTGGCCACACTTGGATGATTCTTGTTAGGACATTCACAGATATTCCAAAAGAAAtgctgaatagagaatgacatgggggacaaatttttctctgttcCCCCATGGGAACTCGttgtcccgtccctgcgagttcttttcctgtccctgctcggTCCTCAtcatgcacaagcctcaaacactttaaaatcataagtgtttgaggcttgtgcggttccaggaatgggacagggacaaaatgcGTGGGGACGGTGAAATTGacttcctgtggggatggggaataTTTGTCGCCGTGTCAATCTCTAATGATGGGATCTTCGTTCTGTACATGGGGTGCCCCCTTTTTTTAAGCACCCCAAATACTGTCTGGAGAGCAATTGTTCTATGACAGATTTGGGGTGAAAACCCTTTTACGCTTATAGACCTGCAGGTTACCCCAGTCTTTGCATTTACCTGCCATGCCACATATTACAGGCACCCGTGCAGAACAGCCTCGTTCACACACATGTACATGTACACTTGCTCAGAATTAGCGCACTTTGCGGCAATGGTCTGATCCCAGTACAAGAAGGGACAGATGTCATGTTTATGGGCGGTATAGTTTGGCTGCTCTTGTTGTTAACACCAAAATGTTTAGCGGAGCTAATTCAAACACATGTAAAAACCACCAGTATTTTTACTGGGCACAACTTAACCACTTAGGTATAacttatatactcaaatataaacagacccAATTATAAACTGAAGTAATCTTCCGCTCCCCCCTAAAAAATGGGGAAAAGgtttatttgaatataaaccgggggggagggagaagggttaTATTCCATTGCCCTGCCTTGTGTCcagcctttttcctttcttctttccttccttcccccccttcccttcctgctcagctctgcacccagcctccgaTACCCACTGCAGGCCTCCCTTaagctctggtggtccagcggtgagctgAGACGGAAGCAATCTTACTGCGTCCTGTCCCTGCCAATTGTTAACCACCCCTCTATAACATACCTTTGAACCCTGGTGGGTCTAGCGGGGAAGGAGCAATTTTTCTTCACTCCTAACCCGTTGCTTAATCTTCATCCTTATTTCTATGACACAACGAGCaggtagggaaggagggtggaAGGAATTAACTCGGCATGCTGCTCAAACATGCAGCTACGGTCGCACGATCTCCTGTGCATGCAGGACGAGGACTCGTATCGACACAATGTTTTTAGAGGTTTGCATTGACTTGGTAACCGTTCGGTTAGTCTTCCTGCTGGCTGTTAGAATTTGATGGGGACGTTTAGTGACTTAAAATCCCATGAGACTAAAACTGTAAAGTTTTGGTGGGCTATAACTTGACTGTTTTTGTAACCTGTATCTGCTGTTTTATGACTCCAGATTCCTGAAGCTGTCTTCCACACTGAAGGTTTTGGCAGATATctgaatgtttttttaaataggtGTGTACTGTATATTACGTCCATAATCAACTTCGCACAAAGGCATAAACAGGCAGACTGGTGCTTTTACAAATATTAAACCACTCCATATAGTGTGTCTAAAGTCTTCCGCGAGGGCCAAGAAAAACACTGAAATAACTGTTTAAATAATTTTGGCTAAGCGTtcacctttttaatcattttttaaaaattctcattATATATGCTATCAGTTTAGCAGGGCATCTTCCATCTGACATGACTTAGGGTGAGGATAAGGTAGCTTGCTGGAGGTCATGCGTTGAATGGAGGGTCACGGAGGCAGTGAGGTCTTGTGTTTTCACAGCTTTTGAGTTTTGGCACTAGGCCGCAGTGCTGAGGATTTGTCTTGGGCTGCTTGTGAAAGATGGTGACACAGGGTTAACATGAGTTATGTCTGCTTTGTACGAGGAAAACAGTATTCAGGGACACGGCAGGGATAGTCTGAACTGAAAGGAAGTTGCAGTTATAATGGAAAATGTCCACTTGTGTTAGACTCTCAGTATAATTTGATTCTATATCTGAACAATATTTGTCCAGGGTATGTGATTTCCCCGGACGGCtgttcaaaacccagcactttgggttttgaaaagcttcctctaaATCGGCGTCTGGCAAGAG is drawn from Geotrypetes seraphini chromosome 3, aGeoSer1.1, whole genome shotgun sequence and contains these coding sequences:
- the KCNK5 gene encoding potassium channel subfamily K member 5; the protein is MVDRGPLLTSAIIFYLAIGAAIFQVLEEPNLEAATSNFKSKKEAILRQYTCLTQKDLDEILQVVSDAAGQGVTITGNQSFNSWNWSNAVIFAATVITTIGYGNVAPKTAPGRVFCVFYGLFGVPLCLTWISALGKFFGGRAKRLGQFLTKRGVSLRKAQIACTAIFILWGVLVHLVIPPFIFMKIEQWDYIEGLYFSFITITTIGFGDYVAGVNPDIEYNVLYRYFVEIWIYLGLAWLSLFVNWKVSMFVEVHKAIKKRRKRRKESFDLDPRSKKAEALQVGTSKDVNIFRFLSKKEETYNDLIKQIGKKGIKTRGERMNNGDIGPTKPNLDKRNKELLVMYTKNNGFNYEEVKFSSGSTKQNDARSLNSKETIFINQLDRISEEEGEIWDSSDNKPLIFENNISFVNEEGDFLEDEEKSKSSNEENAGEASMSPDMDKFTSTDESSFSSNEMELSVPYEQLVNEYNNVNNANTDT